From Cucumis melo cultivar AY chromosome 1, USDA_Cmelo_AY_1.0, whole genome shotgun sequence, a single genomic window includes:
- the LOC103495431 gene encoding annexin Gh1-like: MATLSVPDQLPPVAEDCDRLHNAFQGWGTDEGAIISILAHRNAKQRSLIRQTYAETYGEDLLKSLDKELSSDFERAVLLWTLHPAERDALLANEAIRKLKHFVVLEIACSRTPRDLFLVKEEYHARFKRSIEEDVAQYTTGDFRRLLVPLVTAYRYDGPEVNATLATSEARILHEKITEKAYNDEELIRIISTRSKAQLNATFNHYNDQFGNAISKDLKTDPNDNYLKLLRSAIKCLTWPEKYFEKVLRLAIKGLGTDEEALTRVVVTRAEVDMKRIVEEYYRRNSVPFGQAIKGDTSGDYESMLLALVGKESD; this comes from the exons TGCCTTTCAAG GCTGGGGAACGGATGAGGGGGCGATTATATCCATATTGGCTCACAGAAATGCTAAACAGCGCAGTCTGATTCGTCAAACCTATGCCGAAACGTATGGAGAAGATCTCTTGAAGTCGCTCGACAAAGAACTCTCAAGTGATTTTGAG AGAGCTGTGCTTTTATGGACATTACATCCTGCTGAACGTGATGCATTACTAGCCAATGAAGCAATAAGGAAACTTAAGCATTTTGTTGTATTGGAAATAGCTTGTAGTAGAACTCCACGGGATCTATTTTTAGTGAAGGAAGAATACCATGCTCGTTTCAAGCGGTCAATTGAAGAAGATGTCGCACAATACACTACAGGTGATTTTCGCAGG CTTCTGGTGCCCCTCGTGACTGCATATCGATATGATGGCCCTGAGGTAAACGCTACCTTAGCCACATCAGAGGCTAGGATACTTCACGAGAAAATTACTGAGAAAGCCTACAATGATGAGGAGCTCATCAGGATTATAAGCACTAGGAGCAAGGCACAACTAAATGCTACATTTAATCATTACAATGACCAATTTGGGAATGCTATCAGCAAG GATCTAAAGACCGACCCCAATGACAACTACCTTAAACTTCTGAGATCTGCTATAAAGTGTCTAACTTGGCCTGAGAAATATTTCGAGAAAGTTCTTCGTTTAGCCATCAAAGGGCTTGGGACTGATGAAGAGGCTTTGACTAGGGTAGTAGTAACTCGAGCTGAGGTTGACATGAAACGCATCGTTGAAGAGTATTATAGGAGAAACAGTGTCCCTTTTGGTCAGGCAATAAAAGGCGATACCTCTGGAGATTATGAATCAATGCTTCTTGCGTTGGTTGGTAAAGAGAGTGATTAA
- the LOC103495430 gene encoding uncharacterized protein LOC103495430 has protein sequence MEDKGKGTDRWSGAVANLTEMTSNLDLLQKLLLKKAVYVDDETFARASLCSEQARTIKVLEQRVETLERELDAAITAAAHARSEKRQAEAAQRAAEVHVQEVTKELENTTKVFQLHMDELRAKQEEINKRDKDIKLLEAIIQTLGGRE, from the exons ATGGAGGACAAGGGCAAAGGAACGGACAGATGGAGCGGCGCCGTTGCCAATCTCACAGAGATGACCTCCAACCTCGACTTACTCCAGAAGCTTTTACTGAAGAAAGCCGTCTATGTAGACGACGAGACGTTTGCCAGAGCTTCTTTGTGCTCCGAACAAGCAAGGACGATCAAG GTTCTTGAACAAAGGGTTGAGACTTTGGAAAGGGAACTTGATGCTGCTATCACCGCTGCGGCTCATGCTCGTTCAGAAAAACGTCAAGCAGAGGCAGCACAAAGAGCTGCTGAAGTACATGTACAGGAGGTCACTAAAGAGCTAGAGAACACTACAA AGGTATTTCAACTGCATATGGATGAATTACGCGCGAAGCAAGAAGAAATCAACAAACGTGATAAGGATATTAAGCTCTTGGAAGCAATAATTCAAACTCTTGGTGGGAGAGAATAA